The following proteins come from a genomic window of Kitasatospora sp. NBC_01246:
- a CDS encoding LAGLIDADG family homing endonuclease yields MTFLDLERPDHAYMFAFLQADGHLSRQSRNRGRLSVELSACDAPVLEEFQRLCPYNSSIRHRTRSTNFKADHTSVTWTVCAREFREELQVLGLPVGRKADIVAPPGAPFSERDYLRGLIDADGSVGITAKGFPFISFATRSDDLAAFCSGYVERLCGARRTLNRNKRDAVYNILYTKENALAVSADLYYSGCLAIPRKLASAERAAAWIRPADMAVAPPRRRWTPQEDDVLLRAPSLDAVAVQLGRTRTSCSLRKWRLVGPERARARIR; encoded by the coding sequence ATGACGTTCCTCGACCTTGAGCGCCCCGACCACGCCTACATGTTCGCCTTCCTCCAGGCGGACGGACACCTCAGCCGGCAGTCCCGCAACCGGGGCCGGCTCAGTGTCGAACTCTCCGCCTGCGACGCGCCGGTCCTTGAGGAGTTCCAGCGGCTCTGCCCGTACAACAGCAGCATCCGCCACCGGACGCGCAGCACGAACTTCAAGGCGGACCACACCTCGGTGACGTGGACGGTCTGCGCTCGCGAGTTCCGGGAGGAACTGCAGGTACTCGGCCTGCCGGTGGGCCGGAAGGCCGACATCGTCGCACCCCCGGGTGCGCCGTTCTCCGAGCGGGACTACCTCCGAGGCCTGATCGACGCCGACGGTTCGGTGGGAATCACGGCCAAGGGATTCCCCTTCATCAGCTTCGCCACTCGGAGTGACGATCTTGCCGCGTTCTGCTCCGGCTACGTCGAGCGGCTCTGTGGCGCGCGGCGAACGCTCAACCGCAACAAGCGGGACGCGGTCTACAACATCCTCTACACCAAGGAGAACGCACTGGCGGTCTCCGCCGACCTCTACTATTCCGGGTGCCTGGCGATTCCCCGCAAACTGGCGAGCGCCGAACGGGCAGCCGCCTGGATCCGCCCTGCCGACATGGCGGTGGCACCGCCGAGACGACGGTGGACACCGCAGGAGGACGACGTGCTCTTGCGGGCGCCGAGCCTCGACGCCGTCGCCGTCCAGCTCGGACGCACCCGCACGAGCTGCAGCCTTCGCAAGTGGCGGCTCGTCGGTCCCGAGCGGGCGCGAGCACGAATCCGGTAG
- a CDS encoding HPr family phosphocarrier protein, translating to MAERRVTIGWAEGLHARPASVFVRAVTATGVPITIAKPGGTPINAASMLGLLGLGAQGGEEVILASDAEGADEALDRLAQLVREGLDELPAAA from the coding sequence ATGGCTGAGCGCCGCGTCACCATCGGTTGGGCCGAGGGCCTGCACGCCCGTCCCGCCTCCGTCTTCGTCCGGGCCGTCACGGCCACCGGCGTGCCGATCACCATCGCCAAGCCCGGCGGCACCCCGATCAACGCCGCCTCCATGCTCGGCCTGCTCGGCCTCGGCGCCCAGGGCGGCGAGGAGGTCATCCTCGCCTCCGACGCCGAGGGCGCGGACGAGGCCCTGGACCGCCTCGCCCAGCTGGTCCGGGAAGGCCTCGACGAGCTGCCGGCCGCCGCCTGA
- a CDS encoding M16 family metallopeptidase, translated as MSTDYVPAMTFHPKPEPGTAEPWAFPAPERAALGNGITVLHCDRPGQQLVAVEVQLDVPLAAEPEGLDGIATILARAFNEGTDTLTAEEFAAELERAGATLDAHADHPGLRVSLEVPASRLQRGLGLLADALRAPALPEDEIERLVANRLDELVHEAANPARRAAKALYAELFDGADRLSRPRGGTADTVKSIDRAAVKAFYDAHVRPSTTTVVVVGDLTGTDLPALLEATLGAWTGTTAEPTVHAPVTGDDTGRVVIVDRPGSVQTQLLIGRVGPDRHDPAWAAQILGTYCLGGTLTSRLDRVLREEKGYTYGVRAFAQPLRSAADGSGRALIAISGSVDTASTAPALADTWTILRTLAAEGLTDAERDEAVQFLVGVAPLKYETAGSVAGTLADQVEQDLPDDYQAEVYRRLAELPTAEATEAVVAAFPADRLVTVLVGDAATIADPVRELGIGEVTVITA; from the coding sequence ATGAGCACCGACTACGTCCCCGCCATGACGTTCCACCCCAAGCCCGAGCCCGGCACCGCAGAGCCGTGGGCGTTCCCCGCCCCCGAGCGCGCCGCCCTCGGCAACGGCATCACCGTCCTGCACTGCGACCGCCCCGGCCAGCAACTCGTCGCCGTCGAGGTCCAGCTCGACGTCCCGCTCGCGGCCGAGCCGGAGGGCCTCGACGGCATCGCCACCATCCTGGCCCGCGCCTTCAACGAGGGCACCGACACCCTCACCGCCGAGGAGTTCGCCGCGGAACTGGAGCGGGCCGGCGCCACCCTCGACGCGCACGCCGACCACCCCGGCCTCCGGGTCTCCCTGGAGGTGCCGGCCTCCCGGCTCCAGCGCGGCCTCGGCCTGCTCGCCGACGCGCTGCGCGCGCCCGCGCTGCCCGAGGACGAGATCGAGCGCCTGGTCGCCAACCGGCTCGACGAGCTCGTCCACGAGGCGGCCAACCCCGCCCGCCGCGCCGCCAAGGCCCTCTACGCCGAGCTCTTCGACGGCGCCGACCGGCTCTCCCGCCCCCGCGGCGGCACCGCCGACACGGTCAAGTCCATCGACCGGGCCGCCGTCAAGGCCTTCTACGACGCCCACGTCCGCCCCTCCACCACCACCGTCGTGGTGGTCGGCGACCTCACCGGCACCGACCTGCCCGCGCTCCTGGAGGCCACCCTCGGCGCCTGGACCGGCACCACCGCGGAGCCCACCGTGCACGCCCCGGTGACCGGCGACGACACCGGCCGCGTCGTCATCGTCGACCGCCCCGGCTCGGTCCAGACCCAGCTGCTCATCGGGCGCGTCGGCCCGGACCGCCACGACCCGGCCTGGGCCGCCCAGATCCTCGGCACCTACTGCCTCGGCGGCACCCTCACCTCCCGCCTGGACCGCGTCCTGCGCGAGGAGAAGGGCTACACCTACGGCGTCCGGGCGTTCGCCCAGCCGCTGCGCTCCGCCGCCGACGGCTCCGGCCGTGCGCTGATCGCGATCAGCGGCTCGGTGGACACCGCGTCCACCGCGCCGGCGCTCGCCGACACCTGGACCATCCTGCGGACCCTCGCCGCCGAGGGCCTCACCGACGCGGAGCGCGACGAGGCCGTGCAGTTCCTGGTCGGCGTGGCCCCCCTGAAGTACGAGACCGCGGGCTCCGTCGCCGGCACGCTGGCCGACCAGGTCGAGCAGGACCTGCCGGACGACTACCAGGCCGAGGTCTACCGCAGGCTCGCCGAGCTGCCGACGGCGGAGGCCACCGAGGCCGTCGTCGCGGCGTTCCCGGCGGACCGCCTGGTCACCGTCCTGGTCGGCGACGCCGCCACGATTGCCGACCCGGTGCGCGAGCTGGGCATCGGCGAGGTCACCGTGATCACCGCCTGA
- a CDS encoding DNA gyrase/topoisomerase IV subunit A: protein MARRSSQTPPPGDFEERILDVDVVDEMQGSFLEYAYSVIYSRALPDARDGLKPVHRRILYQANEMGLRPDRAHVKCARVVGEVMGRLHPHGDASIYDSVVRMAQPFSMRLPLIDGHGNFGSLGNDDPPAAMRYTESRLTAASMAMVESIHEDTVDFGPNYDGSEQEPLALPAAFPNLLVNGATGIAVGMATNMPPHNLSEVVAAARHLIKHPNADLDTLMRFVPGPDLPTGGRIVGLSGIRDAYESGRGTFKIRATTTIESVTARRKGIVVTELPYNVGPEKVISKIKDLVNAKKLQGIADVKDLTDREHGLRLVIEVKNGFVPEALLEQLYKLTPMEETFGINNVALVDGQPLTLGLKELLEVYVDHRFEVVRRRSEFRRRKRQERLHLVEGLLVALIDIDEVIAIIRSSDNAARAKERLMERFSLSETQTAYILDTPLRRLTRFDRVELEEEQAKLNSEIAELTEILESDTRLRNVVSGELAAVSKQFGTERRTVLLEAGAAPSAALSVPLEVADDPCRVLLSSTGLLARTADGEPFEVSEKRSKHDVVVSAVPATARADIGVVTSAGRVLRLPVIDLPALPPTPSPTLAGGAAVGEFLRLETGERALALTTLDESSPGLALGTAQGVVKRVVPEWPANKDEFEVIALKEGDEVVGAVELRTGEEDLVFIASDAQLLRYPAGQVRPQGRPAGGMAGIKLSDGARVLSFTAVDPAVDAVVVSVAGASGTLTGEEQSSWKVTPFEQYPRKGRATGGVRCQRFLRGEDVLSFAWAGAAPARAAGAKGAPVDLPERDPRRDGSGTPVTAPIGVVAGPV, encoded by the coding sequence ATGGCCCGCCGCAGTTCGCAGACCCCGCCGCCCGGAGATTTCGAGGAGCGGATCCTCGACGTCGACGTCGTGGACGAGATGCAGGGCTCCTTCCTGGAGTACGCCTACTCGGTGATCTACTCGCGTGCGCTGCCCGACGCACGGGACGGTCTGAAGCCGGTGCACCGGCGGATCCTGTACCAGGCCAACGAGATGGGCCTGCGGCCGGACCGCGCGCACGTGAAGTGCGCCCGCGTGGTGGGCGAGGTGATGGGCCGGCTGCACCCGCACGGTGACGCGTCGATCTACGACTCGGTCGTCCGGATGGCGCAGCCGTTCTCGATGCGGCTGCCGCTGATCGACGGGCACGGGAACTTCGGTTCGCTGGGCAACGACGACCCGCCGGCCGCGATGCGGTACACCGAGTCGCGGTTGACGGCGGCTTCGATGGCGATGGTGGAGTCGATCCACGAGGACACCGTCGACTTCGGCCCGAACTACGACGGCAGCGAGCAGGAGCCGCTGGCGCTGCCGGCCGCGTTCCCGAACCTGCTGGTGAACGGCGCGACGGGGATCGCGGTCGGGATGGCGACCAACATGCCGCCGCACAACCTGTCCGAGGTGGTGGCGGCGGCCCGGCACCTGATCAAGCACCCGAACGCCGACCTGGACACGCTGATGCGGTTCGTGCCCGGGCCGGACCTCCCGACCGGCGGCCGGATCGTCGGCCTGTCGGGCATCCGGGACGCGTACGAGTCGGGCCGCGGCACCTTCAAGATCCGTGCGACGACGACGATCGAGAGCGTGACGGCCCGCCGCAAGGGCATCGTGGTCACCGAGCTGCCGTACAACGTCGGCCCGGAGAAGGTCATCTCGAAGATCAAGGACCTGGTCAACGCGAAGAAGCTGCAGGGCATCGCGGACGTCAAGGACCTCACCGACCGCGAGCACGGGCTGCGGCTGGTGATCGAGGTGAAGAACGGCTTCGTGCCGGAGGCGCTGCTGGAGCAGCTCTACAAGCTGACGCCGATGGAGGAGACCTTCGGCATCAACAACGTGGCCCTGGTGGACGGCCAGCCGCTGACGCTGGGTCTGAAGGAGCTGCTGGAGGTCTACGTCGACCACCGCTTCGAGGTGGTGCGCCGGCGCAGCGAGTTCCGTCGGCGCAAGCGCCAGGAGCGGCTGCACCTGGTCGAGGGCCTGCTGGTGGCCCTGATCGACATCGACGAGGTCATCGCGATCATCCGGTCGAGCGACAACGCGGCGCGGGCGAAGGAGCGCCTGATGGAGCGCTTCTCGCTGTCGGAGACGCAGACCGCGTACATCCTGGACACGCCGCTGCGCCGGCTGACCCGGTTCGACCGGGTGGAGCTGGAGGAGGAGCAGGCGAAGCTCAACTCCGAGATCGCGGAGCTGACCGAGATCCTGGAGTCGGACACCCGGCTGCGCAACGTCGTGTCGGGCGAACTGGCCGCGGTGTCGAAGCAGTTCGGCACCGAGCGGCGAACGGTGCTGCTGGAGGCGGGCGCGGCCCCGTCGGCGGCGCTGTCCGTTCCGCTGGAGGTGGCGGACGACCCGTGCCGGGTGCTGCTCTCCTCGACGGGCCTGCTGGCGCGGACGGCGGACGGCGAGCCGTTCGAGGTGTCGGAGAAGCGCTCCAAGCACGATGTGGTCGTTTCGGCGGTGCCGGCCACGGCGCGGGCGGACATCGGTGTGGTGACGTCGGCGGGCCGGGTGCTGCGACTGCCGGTGATCGACCTGCCGGCGCTGCCGCCGACGCCGTCGCCGACGCTGGCGGGCGGCGCCGCGGTGGGCGAGTTCCTGCGGCTGGAGACGGGCGAGCGGGCGCTGGCGCTGACCACGTTGGACGAGTCCTCGCCGGGTCTGGCGCTGGGCACGGCGCAGGGTGTGGTGAAGCGGGTGGTGCCGGAGTGGCCTGCGAACAAGGACGAGTTCGAGGTGATCGCCCTCAAGGAGGGTGACGAGGTGGTCGGCGCGGTCGAGCTGCGCACCGGCGAGGAGGACCTGGTCTTCATCGCCTCCGACGCCCAGCTGCTGCGCTACCCGGCGGGCCAGGTGCGCCCGCAGGGCCGACCGGCGGGCGGCATGGCCGGGATCAAGCTGTCGGACGGCGCCCGGGTGCTCTCCTTCACCGCCGTGGACCCGGCCGTGGACGCGGTGGTGGTCTCGGTGGCCGGTGCCTCGGGCACGCTGACGGGCGAGGAGCAGAGCTCCTGGAAGGTCACGCCGTTCGAGCAGTACCCGCGCAAGGGCCGGGCCACCGGCGGCGTGCGCTGCCAGCGGTTCCTGCGCGGCGAGGACGTGCTGTCCTTCGCCTGGGCGGGTGCCGCGCCGGCCCGCGCGGCCGGCGCCAAGGGGGCTCCGGTCGACCTGCCGGAGCGCGACCCGCGTCGTGACGGGTCGGGCACGCCGGTGACGGCGCCGATCGGTGTGGTGGCCGGCCCGGTGTAA
- a CDS encoding RtcB family protein: MSYTEVPGVRVPIRMWTDPATVEGQAMQQLRNISSLPWLHGLAVMPDVHLGKGATVGSVIAMKGAVCPAAVGVDIGCGMSAVKTSLTAGDLPDDLSRLRSKIEQAIPVGRGLHTDPVDPKKLHGFAAAGWDDFWERFDGVAHEVKWRRERAMQQMGTLGSGNHMIELCLDTTGAVWLMLHSGSRNIGKELAEYHMGVARSLPHNQGLVDRDLAVFIADTPQMAAYRQDLYWAQEYAKNNRAVMMAMFQDVLRREFARKKVAFDGVISCHHNYVAEERYDGVDLLVTRKGAIRAGSGEYGIIPGSMGTSSFIVRGLGNTAAFNSASHGAGRKMSRSAAKKRFTVRDLEEQTRGVECRKDSGVVDEIPGAYKSIEKVMEQQRDLVEIVAQIKQVVCIKG, translated from the coding sequence ATGTCGTACACCGAGGTACCCGGCGTCCGCGTGCCGATCCGGATGTGGACCGACCCGGCCACCGTCGAGGGCCAGGCCATGCAGCAGCTGCGCAACATCAGCTCGCTGCCCTGGCTGCACGGCCTCGCCGTGATGCCCGACGTCCACCTGGGCAAGGGCGCGACGGTCGGCTCCGTGATCGCGATGAAGGGCGCCGTCTGCCCGGCGGCCGTCGGCGTCGACATCGGCTGCGGGATGAGCGCCGTCAAGACCTCGCTCACGGCCGGGGACCTGCCCGACGACCTCTCGCGACTGCGCTCCAAGATCGAGCAGGCCATCCCGGTCGGCCGCGGCCTGCACACCGACCCGGTCGACCCGAAGAAGCTCCACGGCTTCGCCGCGGCGGGCTGGGACGACTTCTGGGAGCGGTTCGACGGCGTGGCCCACGAGGTCAAGTGGCGCCGCGAGCGGGCCATGCAGCAGATGGGGACGCTGGGGTCCGGCAACCACATGATCGAGCTGTGCCTCGATACGACGGGCGCGGTGTGGCTGATGCTGCACTCCGGATCGCGAAACATCGGCAAGGAGCTGGCCGAGTACCACATGGGTGTGGCCCGTTCGCTCCCGCACAACCAGGGTCTGGTCGATCGGGATCTTGCGGTGTTCATCGCGGACACCCCGCAGATGGCGGCCTACCGGCAGGACCTGTACTGGGCGCAGGAGTACGCGAAGAACAACCGCGCCGTCATGATGGCGATGTTCCAGGACGTGCTGCGCCGAGAGTTCGCCCGGAAGAAGGTCGCCTTCGACGGGGTGATCAGCTGCCACCACAACTACGTGGCGGAGGAGCGGTACGACGGTGTCGATCTGCTGGTCACCCGTAAGGGGGCGATCCGCGCCGGGAGCGGCGAGTACGGGATCATCCCCGGCTCGATGGGGACGAGTTCCTTCATCGTCCGTGGCCTCGGGAACACGGCGGCGTTCAACTCGGCCTCCCACGGGGCCGGTCGCAAGATGAGCCGCTCGGCGGCGAAGAAGCGATTCACCGTCCGGGATCTGGAAGAGCAGACCCGGGGTGTGGAGTGCCGCAAGGACAGTGGCGTCGTCGACGAGATTCCCGGTGCGTACAAGTCGATCGAAAAGGTCATGGAGCAGCAGCGCGACCTGGTCGAGATCGTCGCCCAGATCAAGCAGGTCGTCTGCATCAAGGGCTGA
- a CDS encoding M16 family metallopeptidase has product MANPAPAAASTGGTGAAIAITEHRLANGLRVVLSEDHLTPVAAVCLWYDVGSRHEVKGRTGLAHLFEHLMFQGSASVSNNGHFELVQGAGGSLNGTTSFERTNYFETMPAHQLELALWLEADRMGSLLAALDDTSMENQRDVVKNERRQRYDNVPYGTAFEKLTALSFPDGHPYHHTPIGSMADLDAATLEDARAFFSTYYAPNNAVLSVVGDIDPEQTIAWVEKYFGSIPGHDGKQPPRDGTLPDTFGREIREHIHEDVPSRALMAAYRLPHDGTREADAADLALTILGSGESSRLYNRLVRRDRTAVAAGFGLLRLAGAPSLGWLDVKTSGDATIEQIDAAVDEELARFAAEGPTAAELERAQAQIEREWLDRLTTVSGRADELCRYAVLFGDPKLLGSALAKVLDVTAEEVQAVAQARLHPRNRAVLVYEPTTGDDTDADETATDATEEEGAAA; this is encoded by the coding sequence ATGGCCAACCCGGCCCCCGCAGCCGCCTCCACCGGAGGAACTGGCGCTGCCATCGCCATCACCGAGCACCGCCTGGCCAACGGCCTGCGCGTCGTCCTCTCCGAGGACCACCTCACCCCGGTCGCCGCCGTCTGCCTCTGGTACGACGTGGGCTCCCGCCACGAGGTGAAGGGCCGTACCGGTCTGGCCCACCTGTTCGAGCACCTCATGTTCCAGGGCTCCGCCAGCGTCTCGAACAACGGCCACTTCGAGCTCGTGCAGGGCGCCGGCGGCTCGCTCAACGGCACCACCAGCTTCGAGCGCACCAACTACTTCGAGACCATGCCCGCCCACCAGCTGGAGCTCGCCCTCTGGCTGGAGGCCGACCGGATGGGCTCGCTGCTCGCCGCCCTGGACGACACGTCCATGGAGAACCAGCGCGACGTCGTCAAGAACGAGCGCCGCCAGCGCTACGACAACGTGCCCTACGGCACCGCCTTCGAGAAGCTCACCGCGCTCTCCTTCCCCGACGGCCACCCGTACCACCACACCCCCATCGGCTCCATGGCCGACCTCGACGCCGCCACCCTGGAGGACGCCCGCGCGTTCTTCAGCACGTACTACGCGCCGAACAACGCCGTCCTCTCCGTCGTCGGCGACATCGACCCCGAGCAGACCATCGCCTGGGTGGAGAAGTACTTCGGCTCCATCCCCGGCCACGACGGCAAGCAGCCCCCGCGCGACGGCACCCTGCCCGACACCTTCGGCCGGGAGATCCGCGAGCACATCCACGAGGACGTCCCGTCCCGCGCCCTGATGGCCGCCTACCGGCTCCCGCACGACGGCACCCGCGAGGCCGACGCGGCCGACCTGGCCCTCACCATCCTCGGCAGCGGCGAGTCCAGCCGCCTCTACAACCGCCTCGTGCGCCGCGACCGCACCGCCGTCGCCGCCGGCTTCGGCCTGCTCCGCCTCGCCGGCGCCCCCAGCCTCGGCTGGCTCGACGTCAAGACCTCCGGCGACGCCACCATCGAGCAGATCGACGCCGCCGTCGACGAGGAGCTCGCCCGCTTCGCCGCGGAGGGCCCCACCGCCGCCGAACTGGAGCGCGCCCAGGCCCAGATCGAGCGCGAGTGGCTCGACCGGCTCACCACCGTCTCCGGCCGTGCCGACGAACTCTGCCGCTACGCCGTCCTGTTCGGCGACCCGAAGCTGCTGGGCAGCGCCCTGGCCAAGGTGCTCGACGTCACCGCGGAGGAGGTCCAGGCCGTCGCCCAGGCCCGCCTGCACCCGCGCAACCGGGCCGTCCTGGTCTACGAGCCCACCACCGGCGACGACACCGACGCCGACGAGACCGCCACCGACGCCACCGAAGAGGAGGGCGCTGCCGCATGA